Proteins from a single region of Mustela erminea isolate mMusErm1 chromosome X, mMusErm1.Pri, whole genome shotgun sequence:
- the SLC25A5 gene encoding ADP/ATP translocase 2, producing the protein MTDAAVSFAKDFLAGGVAAAISKTAVAPIERVKLLLQVQHASKQITADKQYKGIIDCVVRIPKEQGVLSFWRGNLANVIRYFPTQALNFAFKDKYKQIFLGGVDKRTQFWRYFAGNLASGGAAGATSLCFVYPLDFARTRLAADVGKAGAEREFKGLGDCLVKIYKSDGIRGLYQGFNVSVQGIIIYRAAYFGIYDTAKGMLPDPKNTHIFISWMIAQSVTAVAGLTSYPFDTVRRRMMMQSGRKGTDIMYTGTVDCWRKIARDEGAKAFFKGAWSNVLRGMGGAFVLVLYDEIKKFT; encoded by the exons ATGACAGATGCCGCTGTGTCCTTCGCCAAGGACTTCCTGGCGGGTGGAGTGGCCGCGGCCATCTCCAAGACGGCGGTAGCGCCCATCGAGCGGGTCAAGCTGCTGCTGCAG GTGCAGCATGCCAGCAAGCAAATCACTGCGGATAAGCAATACAAGGGCATTATAGACTGCGTGGTTCGtatccccaaggagcagggagtcCTGTCCTTCTGGCGTGGTAACCTGGCCAATGTCATCAGATACTTCCCCACACAGGCTCTCAACTTTGCCTTCAAAGATAAATACAAGCAGATCTTCCTGGGTGGCGTGGACAAGAGAACCCAGTTTTGGCGCTACTTTGCCGGGAATCTGGCATCGGGTGGTGCAGCTGGGGCCACGTCCTTGTGCTTTGTGTATCCTCTTGATTTTGCCCGTACCCGCCTAGCAGCCGATGTGGGCAAAGCCGGAGCTGAAAGGGAATTCAAAGGCCTCGGTGACTGCCTGGTTAAGATCTACAAATCTGATGGCATTAGGGGCCTGTACCAAGGCTTCAATGTGTCTGTGCAGGGTATTATCATCTACCGAGCCGCCTACTTCGGTATCTATGACACCGCCAAGG GAATGCTTCCAGATCCCAAGAATACTCACATCTTCATCAGCTGGATGATAGCACAGTCTGTCACAGCGGTTGCCGGGTTGACTTCCTATCCATTTGACACTGTTCGCCGCCGAATGATGATGCAGTCTGGGCGCAAAGGGA CTGACATCATGTACACAGGCACAGTGGATTGCTGGAGGAAGATCGCACGCGATGAAGGCGCCAAAGCGTTTTTCAAGGGGGCGTGGTCCAATGTTCTCCGCGGCATGGGTGGTGCTTTCGTGCTCGTCTTGTATGATGAAATCAAGAAGTTCACATAA